A single window of Oreochromis aureus strain Israel breed Guangdong linkage group 5, ZZ_aureus, whole genome shotgun sequence DNA harbors:
- the LOC116326512 gene encoding globoside alpha-1,3-N-acetylgalactosaminyltransferase 1-like isoform X2 yields MALFPFCKASSGPIRVSRIQLVLCCFLLSLIIYYLHGSRAAVRVHPAHPIFRPLEMEGGRKVTDMAVLKGAESQTPAETPWGAPLVWGDSRHSASRRAKFAQREIRIGLLAFVVGTYAQFIRRFLYSAETYFLPGQVVTYYILTDNPRSLDPPIKLGPEREMKVVPIAELPGWERLAHRRMTLLGNAIRESIDSETDYIFCADVDQEFVAPVRAEILGDLVATLHPELYGMPRNAFPYEVDEGSSAYVEEDEGDFYYTSEFYGGAVSEMYKLARACSLLILQDHADGITARGLEESYLNRYLIDHRPTCVLSPEYSWWDSDLSAHVPVHRLLSLGRQCESYNDKQREEHKC; encoded by the exons ATGGCACTGTTCCCTTTCTGCAAGGCGTCATCAG GACCAATCAGAGTGAGCAGAATACAACTAGTCCTGTGCTGTTTTCTCCTGTCTCTTATCATAT ACTACCTTCATGGCAGTAGAGCTGCTGTCCGAGTACACCCAGCTCACCCTATATTTCGTCCCTTGGAAATGGAGGGGGGGAGAAAAGTGACAGACATGGCAGTGCTCAAGGGAGCAGAATCGCAGACTCCTGCAGAGACACCATGGGGTGCTCCCTTGGTGTGGGGTGACAGCCGCCACTCGGCGTCACGCAGGGCTAAATTTGCACAACGGGAAATCCGCATAGGTCTGTTGGCCTTTGTGGTGGGGACTTATGCCCAGTTCATCAGGCGTTTCCTGTACTCGGCTGAAACCTACTTTCTTCCTGGTCAAGTAGTCACATACTACATCCTCACAGATAATCCCCGCTCTCTGGATCCCCCCATCAAGCTGGGGCCTGAACGAGAGATGAAGGTGGTTCCTATTGCCGAGCTACCCGGGTGGGAAAGGCTGGCTCATCGTCGAATGACCCTTCTTGGCAATGCCATCCGAGAATCAATTGACAGTGAGACTGACTACATCTTCTGTGCTGATGTTGATCAGGAGTTTGTTGCTCCTGTTAGAGCGGAAATCCTTGGAGACCTGGTGGCTACACTGCACCCAGAACTCTATGGGATGCCAAGAAATGCTTTCCCTTATGAGGTCGATGAAGGCTCATCAGCTTACGTGGAGGAGGATGAAGGAGACTTTTACTACACCTCTGAGTTTTATGGCGGGGCGGTATCTGAGATGTACAAACTGGCTCGCGCTTGCTCTTTGCTCATTCTTCAGGACCACGCTGATGGGATAACAGCCAGGGGCCTAGAGGAGAGCTACCTGAACCGATACCTGATTGACCACAGGCCGACCTGCGTGCTGTCCCCAGAGTACAGCTGGTGGGATTCTGACCTGTCTGCTCACGTGCCTGTACATAGGCTGCTGTCCTTGGGAAGGCAATGTGAGTCTTATAACGATAAGCAGAGAGAAGAACACAaatgttga
- the LOC116326512 gene encoding globoside alpha-1,3-N-acetylgalactosaminyltransferase 1-like isoform X1: MALFPFCKASSAGPIRVSRIQLVLCCFLLSLIIYYLHGSRAAVRVHPAHPIFRPLEMEGGRKVTDMAVLKGAESQTPAETPWGAPLVWGDSRHSASRRAKFAQREIRIGLLAFVVGTYAQFIRRFLYSAETYFLPGQVVTYYILTDNPRSLDPPIKLGPEREMKVVPIAELPGWERLAHRRMTLLGNAIRESIDSETDYIFCADVDQEFVAPVRAEILGDLVATLHPELYGMPRNAFPYEVDEGSSAYVEEDEGDFYYTSEFYGGAVSEMYKLARACSLLILQDHADGITARGLEESYLNRYLIDHRPTCVLSPEYSWWDSDLSAHVPVHRLLSLGRQCESYNDKQREEHKC, from the exons ATGGCACTGTTCCCTTTCTGCAAGGCGTCATCAG CAGGACCAATCAGAGTGAGCAGAATACAACTAGTCCTGTGCTGTTTTCTCCTGTCTCTTATCATAT ACTACCTTCATGGCAGTAGAGCTGCTGTCCGAGTACACCCAGCTCACCCTATATTTCGTCCCTTGGAAATGGAGGGGGGGAGAAAAGTGACAGACATGGCAGTGCTCAAGGGAGCAGAATCGCAGACTCCTGCAGAGACACCATGGGGTGCTCCCTTGGTGTGGGGTGACAGCCGCCACTCGGCGTCACGCAGGGCTAAATTTGCACAACGGGAAATCCGCATAGGTCTGTTGGCCTTTGTGGTGGGGACTTATGCCCAGTTCATCAGGCGTTTCCTGTACTCGGCTGAAACCTACTTTCTTCCTGGTCAAGTAGTCACATACTACATCCTCACAGATAATCCCCGCTCTCTGGATCCCCCCATCAAGCTGGGGCCTGAACGAGAGATGAAGGTGGTTCCTATTGCCGAGCTACCCGGGTGGGAAAGGCTGGCTCATCGTCGAATGACCCTTCTTGGCAATGCCATCCGAGAATCAATTGACAGTGAGACTGACTACATCTTCTGTGCTGATGTTGATCAGGAGTTTGTTGCTCCTGTTAGAGCGGAAATCCTTGGAGACCTGGTGGCTACACTGCACCCAGAACTCTATGGGATGCCAAGAAATGCTTTCCCTTATGAGGTCGATGAAGGCTCATCAGCTTACGTGGAGGAGGATGAAGGAGACTTTTACTACACCTCTGAGTTTTATGGCGGGGCGGTATCTGAGATGTACAAACTGGCTCGCGCTTGCTCTTTGCTCATTCTTCAGGACCACGCTGATGGGATAACAGCCAGGGGCCTAGAGGAGAGCTACCTGAACCGATACCTGATTGACCACAGGCCGACCTGCGTGCTGTCCCCAGAGTACAGCTGGTGGGATTCTGACCTGTCTGCTCACGTGCCTGTACATAGGCTGCTGTCCTTGGGAAGGCAATGTGAGTCTTATAACGATAAGCAGAGAGAAGAACACAaatgttga
- the ell2 gene encoding RNA polymerase II elongation factor ELL2 — protein sequence MAALSVDGRYGLNCGQQSAERVTVLHVKLTETALRAIETYQNCTNVPSLRPTIQFKGLQGRIKIPKSDSSSDAFHNFEFYLSNVGKDNPQGSFECIHQYASSSGASHLALLATVHDKVTVCATNDSYQVTRERMTQAVEDTRERGTKVIKPGGQYRGKQVHIRKPALSAPEVVPERKRSTPINPANTIRKCLSNNPVSQRPFRDRIIQLLALRPYKKLEVLARLQRDGINQKDRNSLGTTLQQVANLNPKDNAYFLKDYIYRDVQRDWPGYSEDEKSQIDRILTRKLGLPNEITATSSSGSPKDSVPTSPQKRQPDFDFIDPLAPKKARISHLSNRGPAASSTSDRREDEGSLSSKRSSLPSNVTSGPPTHLPISSHPPAPSHQQPSPASNTNSPSTPEGCGTQDLPVDQSSSCRDPSPKSFSSDRSLQDRYQHPNPGPRPSPSPPPCTSLTVTSTVISSPPLSNITSKKVKKKSKKHKDKDREREKGKRKERDGSSSHGVAEQSVESHRAKKRQSPVEETRRVISKSSHKDQDSSDKGRPVQSTEFSSKIETPDYILKYTALVSLDQRQSYKDDFNAEYDEYRLLHARVENITRRFTQLDSQCRKLAPGTKEHQKVQEEVVKEYKKIKQHSPNYHKEKLRCEYLHNKLAHIKRLIADFDQRRAQAWC from the exons ATGGCGGCGCTCTCCGTGGATGGGAGATACGGATTAAATTGTGGCCAACAAAGCGCAGAAAGAGTCACTGTATTACATGTAAAGTTAACCGAGACAGCACTGAGGGCAATAGAGACCTACCAAAACTGTACG AATGTTCCTTCTCTGCGGCCAACGATACAATTCAAGGGACTACAAGGG CGCATTAAGATTCCCAAGAGTGACTCTTCTTCAGACGCCTTCCACAATTTTGAATTCTACCTGTCTAATGTGGGCAAGGACAACCCTCAGGGAAGCTTCGAGTGCATCCATCAGTATGCGTCGAG CTCAGGGGCCTCACACCTGGCATTGTTGGCAACAGTACACGACAAGGTCACAGTGTGTGCCACTAATGACTCCTACCAGGTGACCCGGGAGCGCATGACCCAGGCTGTGGAGGACACACGAGAACGTGGGACCAAAGTCATCAAGCCTGGTGGTCAATACAGAG GAAAGCAAGTACATATCCGTAAGCCTGCACTATCAGCTCCAGAAGTGGTCCCAGAGCGTAAACGCTCCACCCCCATCAACCCAGCCAACACTATTCGTAAGTGCCTTTCCAATAACCCCGTATCGCAGCGGCCGTTCCGAGACCGCATCATTCAACTGCTGGCACTCAGGCCCTACAAGAAGCTGGAAGTGCTAGCACGTTTGCAGCGTGACGGTATCAACCAGAAGGACCGCAACTCATTGGGGACCACCCTGCAGCAG GTGGCAAACCTGAATCCCAAAGACAATGCATATTTTCTGAAGGACTACATATACCGTGACGTCCAGCGAGACTGGCCTGGTTACTCAGAAGATGAGAAGTCTCAGATTGACCGGATCCTGACTCG CAAATTAGGTCTTCCTAATGAGATAACCGCAACCTCATCCAGTGGTTCTCCCAAAGACAGCGTTCCCACATCGCCTCAG AAGCGTCAGCCAGACTTTGATTTCATTGATCCTTTGGCACCGAAGAAAGCCCGCATCTCCCACCTCAGTAATCGAGGGCCAGCCGCATCCTCCACCTCGGATCGCCGTGAGGACGAGGGCAGCCTCAGCTCTAAACGCTCATCCCTACCCTCCAATGTCACCTCAGGCCCTCCCACTCATCTCCCCATCTCATCCCACCCACCTGCCCCCTCTCACCAGCAGCCTAGCCCAGCTTCTAACACCAACTCACCAAGCACCCCCGAGGGCTGTGGCACCCAGGACCTGCCCGTGGACCAGAGTTCCTCCTGCAGAGATCCTTCACCCAAGTCCTTTTCGTCCGATAGATCCCTGCAGGATCGCTATCAGCATCCTAACCCCGGTCCCAGACCATCCCCCAGCCCTCCGCCTTGCACCTCACTCACAGTTACCTCCACTGTCATTTCTAGCCCTCCCTTGTCCAACATCACCAGTAAGAAGGTTAAAAAGAAGTCTAAGAAGCACAAAGACAAGGATCGAGAAAGGGAGAAAGGGAAGCGAAAGGAAAGAGACGGCAGTAGTTCTCATGGTGTTGCGGAGCAGTCTGTAGAAAGTCATAGAGCCAAGAAGAGGCAGAGCCCTGTTGAAGAGACCAGGAGAGTTATCAGCAAAAGTTCTCACAAAGATCAAG ACTCTTCAGACAAAGGGAGGCCAGTCCAATCCACTGAATTTTCATCCAAAATAGAGACGCCTGACTATATCCT GAAGTACACAGCATTGGTGTCCCTTGACCAGCGGCAAAGCTACAAGGACGATTTCAATGCAGAGTATGATGAGTACCGCCTGTTGCACGCACGCGTGGAGAACATCACCCGCCGCTTTACCCAGTTGGACTCCCAGTGTCGGAAGTTGGCCCCTGGCACCAAAGAGCATCAG AAGGTGCAAGAAGAAGTCGTGAAAGAGTACAAAAAGATCAAACAA caCAGCCCCAACTACCACAAAGAGAAACTGCGCTGCGAGTACCTGCACAACAAGCTGGCCCACATCAAGCGGCTCATAGCTGATTTTGACCAGCGCAGAGCCCAGGCCTGGTGCTGA